GCGCTGCCAAAAGCTGCGGCGGAAGATGTCTGGATGACGGGCGGCAATCAGGTCCATTTGGGTGGCGTCGAGATGTGTCATGGCCGGACCTCAGGAAACAGCATGGAAGGCTTGCTCACCGACCAGTTTGCGGCGCAACCAGGCCGAAAACTGATCGACGGCGATCACCGTCGTCAGCAGCAGGATGACGATGGCAACGGTTTTGGCCGCATGGCCCTGGCTGATCGACAGGCGCAAGGGTTCGCCAATGCCGCCGCCGCCGACCGCGCCGATAATCGTTGACGCGCGCACATTGATTTCCATGCGCAGCAGGGCATAGCTGATGAAATTCGGCATGACCTGCGGCACCATGCCGAACCACAGCCGCTCCAGCCAATTGCCACCAACGGCGCGCAGGCCTTCGTCCGGCTTCATATCGGCATTTTCCACCACCTCGAAAAACAGCTTGCCGAGTGCGCCGACCGTATGGACCGAAACCGCAATCATCGCCGGGATCGGGCCAATGGAGAGGATGGCGAGGAAAAACCCGGCCAGCACCACTTCCGGAAACGCCCTGAGCAATTCCATGAAGCGGCGCACTGGCCAGCGGATGAACCGGTTCGGCATCATGTTGCGGGCCGCCATGAAGGAAAAACAAAAGCCCAACATGCCGCCCAGCAGGGTCGAGACCAGCGCGATATTCAGCGTCTCGATCATCTTGTAGAAATATTCCGGGATATAAAGCGTCTGGGTGAGGTAGTAGCGCCCCTCCGGATAATTGTATTTCAGGCTGCCATCATCATAGGGCGATGGCAGGTCGAACATCGCCCGCCAGATCTCATTGCCATCGCGGGGAATGAGCGTTTCGACGAAATCGAACAGATGTGGCAGACGGTCGAAAAACTTGCCCGAATTGGTATCATTGGCAAACCACAGCGACCCCGCCAGCGCCAGAAACAACACGGCAAGACCGGCTACCGTGTAAAGGCGGCGGGTCTTGGCCAACGCATTCCAATGGCTCTCGATCACGCGCCCCTGTTCGCTCAGCAAGGACAATCTGGCGGTATGGCTCATCTGGCACTTTCCAAAATGGACAAATGGGGAAGCCGCCGGTCGTTTATCCCGGCGGCTCTCATGTTTCCAGCTGCGATCAGCCGCCGATGGTTGCCTTGCGGGCGTCGATAACCGGCTTGTAGAAATCGACATTCACAGCCGCAAAGCCCTTGAAATCGCCGCCTTCGATGGCGGAGAAGCAGGCGGCGTCGGTCTTCGGCAGGTCCATCATGAAGGCCTTGACCTTGGTCTTCATGTCGTCGTTCATCGAGGAGCGGATGACGATCGGACCGTTCGGGATCAGCGGCGACTTCCACAATTCCACCAGGTCGTCCATGTTGAGGACGCCCTTATCAACCATCTTGCGCAGGTTGCCGGAGGTGTAGCCGTCCTTGAAATTGCCAACGCCGGAGCCGAAGGTGGTGCCAGCATCGAACGTGCCCTTCAGCACTTCGAGAACCAGATTTTCATGACCACCGCCAAAGCCGGTCGATGCCACATATTCCTTGACCGGCTTGCCGCCGAGCGCGTCGGGCAGGGTCACGGTCGGGATCAGGTAGCCGGACGTGCTGTCAGGATCGGCAAAACCGAGCTTCTTGCCCTTGATGTCGGTGACTTTGGTCATGCCGCTGTCCTTGCGGGCAACCATGATCGAGTAATAGCCCATCGAGCCATCGGTCTGCACCGTGGTCAGGATCGGCTCGACTGCCTTCGGGTTAGCCAGATAGGCCTTGGCATAGCCGGAAGCGCCAAGCTCGGCATAATCAAGCGTGCCACCCAGAAGACCCTGGATAACACCGTCATAGTCCGAGGCCGGGAACAGCGAAACCTTGGTGAAGCCGAATTCCTTCTTCAGGTGATCGGACAGGCAGTTGTAATTGCGCAACCGGTCAGCTTCGTTCTCGCCGCCGAGAATGCCGATGCGGAATTCCTTCAGGTCTTCGGCAGCAGCCACGCCAGCCAGCGACAGAAGCGTCACGGAGGCAAGCAGAATTTTCTTCAACATGGTCTCTCTCCTGGTTTTCCGGTCTGGTTTTCCCGAGGGACCGGATCTGTCTCTTGAACGTAAGAAAGGTGCCTTTGACGCGGGCAAGCGAAGGCGCTGCCATCGGGCTGGGTGCCGCGATAGAAATGCTATTTTTCAGGTCATGGATTGCGGGCTCAGTTTGCCGTTGCCGCCACCATCGGCACAGACGGGGCCAAGTCCGGCTTCGGCAGGCGGATCGCGGTCGATGTCATGCTCTCGTCAATGCCGTTGCCATCCTGGCCAGTGCCATAGATCGCCTGCACCGCCTGCGCTGTCAGCGCATCCGGCGGCCCATCGAACACCACCTTGCCCGCCGCCATGCCGATGATCCGCTCGCAATAGGCCCGCGCCGTATCCAGCGTGTGCAGATTGGTGATCACGGTGATGCCTTCGCGCTCGTTGATGTCGCGCAGCGCATCCATGACAATCTTGGCGTTCAAAGGGTCGAGCGAGGCAATCGGCTCGTCGGCCAGCAGCATTTTCGGCGCCTGCATTAGCGCGCGGGCAATGGCCACCCGCTGCTGCTGGCCGCCGGACAGCGTGCCAGCCGGTTGCAGTGCCGTTTGCTCGATGCCCAGCCGCTCCAAAGCGGCAATCGCCATGATCCGCTCTTCGCGCGTAAAAATATTGAGGATGCTCAGCGCCGTGGAGCGATGATTGAGACGTCCCAGCATGACATTGGTCAGAACATCCAGGCGCGGAACCAGGTTGAACTGCTGGAAAATCATCGCGCAATCGCGCTGCCAGCTGCGCAAAGCCGATCCCTTGAGGCGCGTCACCTCCTGATCGCCGAACCGCATCGACCCGGATGTCGGATCGGCCAAGCGGTTGATCATTCGCAGCAAAGTGGATTTTCCCGCACCGGACCGACCGATAATGCCGACCATCTGCCCATGCGGAATGGACAGGGTCACGGCTTCCACGGCAATCTTCTTGCCAAAACGCCGCGTCACCTCGGTCAGTTCGAAATTCATGCGCTTGTTCCGATATCATGTCCAAATCCAGAGCGAGCTATAGTTCAGATCAGTGAAGCGGCCATGTCAGTTTCATGACATTTCTGTTAAAATCAAAGGGTAGCAAAGCCTATACTTCAGGCTAAGACTTCATGTCGGGCCAGAAAATCTTCGGCAGACAGCGTCCGGAAGTCGGCAAGGGCAGCGTGAAGCCGCTCATGCTGCCAATCCCACCAGGCAAGTCTGTCCATGCGCGCGCCGATACCTGGTCCAAACCGGGGCTTGATCGGCTTGGCCGGGACGCCGCCGACGATGGTATAGGGTTCCACCGGCTTGGAAACGACCGCGCCTGCGCCGACAACCGCGCCATTGCCGATGGTGACGCCGGGCAGGATGGTAGCACCATGGCCGATCCAGACATCATGACCGATCACCACTCGGTTTTCCCGCCGCCAGTCGAAGAAATCCGTCTCCAGGTCCGCCCCTTCGAAATAATCGACGGCACGGTAGGTGAAATGATGCAGCGTAGCGCGCCATGTCGGATGATTGGGAGCATTGATGCGGACACTGGCGGCGATATTGGCAAATTTGCCGATGGTGGCGCACCAGATGGAAACATCCTGCATCACATAGGAATAGTCGCCCATCTCGACCTCATCGAGACGGCTGCGCTCGGCGACTTCCGTGTAGCGCCCAAGCGTGCTGTTCGTGACGCTGGCGGTCGGGTTGATTTGGGGCTCAAGCCCAAGACGGGTGCTCATGCGGCGATGCTCCTAGAGTTTGTCAGGGAAAAGTGGGTACCGGTTTTCCCGAAAAGACAAACGAAAACAAGAAAGCTAGAGGATGGCTGGTTCAATCTGAACCTGACGGCCTCTAGGTGAGAATTGCGAGACATCGAGAATGGTGTCAGCGACCGCTTCGCGCACTTCTTCGTCGTGGAAAATGCCGAGCATGGCGACACCCTCGGCCTTTTTGCCAGCAATCAACTCGATGACCACGGCACGATTTTGCGCGTCGAGAGAGGCCGTCGGCTCATCCAGCAGCAGAATTTTATGATCGGTGATGAAGCCTCGGGCAATGTTGACACGCTGCTGCTCGCCGCCGGAAAAGGTGGCGGGCGGCAATTGCCAGAGCGCCTTGGGCAGGTTCAGCCTGGCCAGCAGATCACTTGCCACCGATCTTGCCTCGTCAATGGCTACGCCGCGCGCCGTCAGCGGTTGGGCCACGACATCCAGCGCCGACACCCTTGGAACCGTGCGCAGGAACTGGCTGACATAGCCCATCGTATCGCGGCGGATATCCAGCACCATGCGCGGCATGGCCGACGCCAGATCCACCACCGTATCGTGATGGCGCACCAGGATCTGGCCGCTATCAACGGCGTAATTGCCGTAGAGCATTTTCAAGATCGAGCTTTTGCCGATGCCGGACGGGCCGCCCAGCACGGAGCAAGAGCCGCTATTGACGGAAAAGCTGACATTACGCACCACCGGCAAGACAAGCCCGTCGCGCAGATGCATGGTGAAGCTTTTGGCGACATCGGAAACGATAAGAGGCGTGGGCATCTGATGATCCAATCACACTTGAAGAATCGAGGAGACGAGCAATTGCGTATAAGGCTCGCGCGGATCGTCCAGCACCCGATCAGTCAGACCCTGCTCGATCACATGGCCGTCCTTCATCACCATCATCCGATGCGACAGCAGCCTTGCGACGGCCAGATCATGGGTGACGACGATGACCGACAGACCAAGGTCAGCCACCAACCCACGCACCAGATCCAGCAGCCTTGCCTGCACCGAGACATCCAGCCCGCCGGTCGGCTCGTCCATGAACACCAGACGCGGATTGGTGACGAGATTGCGGGCGATCTGCAAGCGCTGACGCATGCCGCCGGAAAAAGCACGCGGCTGGTCGTCAATCCGGTCGGCGGCAATTTCCACCCTGTCCAGCCAATCGGTGGCGGTGGCGCGGATATTGCCGTAATGCCGTTCGCCCACCGCCATCAGCCGCTCGCCGACATTGGCCCCGGCTGAAACGGTCATCCGCAGCCCATCGGCGGGGTTCTGGTGAACGAAGCCCCAGTCAGTGCGCATCAGAAAGCGCCGCTCGGCCTCGCTCATGTGATAAAGCTCGCGGTAAGCGCCGTCGCGCATCCGGTAATCGACACTGCCGGTGGTCGGCATCAGCCGGGTGGACAGGCAGGACAGCAGCGTCGTCTTGCCGGAACCGGATTCACCGACCACAGCCAGCACTTCGCCCGGCCAGAGATCGAAGGAAACATTGGCGCAGCCGATCCGCCGTCCGTAGAATTTCGACAGGTCACGGACCTTCAAAAGCGGTTGCTGGGTCATTGAGCAGCCTCCTCATGCTGTGTTTCGGCCAGCATCTCACCCCGATGACCTTTGGCGCGGCGATCCTCGCAATGGTCGGTGTCGGAGCAGACGAACATTCGCCCGCCCTTGTCGTCGAGGATCACTTCGTCAAGATAGACATGCTCGGCACCGCAAAGTGCGCAGGGCTTGTCGAAGCTTTGCACCGTGAAAGGATGATCCTCGAAATCCAGGCTGACGACATCGGTATAGGGCGGCACGGCATAGATCCGCTTTTCGCGGCCCGCGCCAAACAATTGCAGGGCCTCTGACCGGTGCATTTTCGGATTGTCGAATTTCGGTGTCGGAGACGGGTCCATTACATAGCGACCCGCCACCTTGACCGGATAGGCATAGGTGGTGGCGATCCGGCCATTGCGGGCGATGTCTTCATAGAGCTTCACGTGCATCAGGCCGTATTCTTCCAATGCATGCATCTTGCGGGTCTCGGTCTCGCGCGGCTCCAGGAAGCGCAAAGGCTCCGGGATCGGCACCTGATAGACCAGCACCTGGCCCGCCCGCAGCTTTTCCTCCGGAATCCGGTGGCGGGTCTGGATGATGGTGGCTTCGCTGGTGTGGGTGGTGACCGCCACATTGGCGACCTTCTGGAAAAACGCCCGGATTGACACGGCGTTCGTGGTGTCGTCGGCGCCCTGGTCGATCACCTTCAACACGTCTTCCGGCCCAAGGATCGCTGCCGTCACCTGCACGCCGCCAGTGCCCCAGCCATAGGGCATTGGCATTTCGCGCGACGCAAACGGCACCTGATAGCCAGGTATGGCGATGGCCTTCAGGATCGCCCGGCGGATCATCCGCTTGGTCTGCTCATCGAGATAGGCAAAATTATAAGTGGCAATTTCGTCCGCTAATGAAACTTCCGTAATCATTGTGCGTTACCCTTCCAGAAATTCGCAAACAGGGAGCAATGAGCATGGAAATCGAAATGATGTTCGCCGTCTTCGTGACCCTCATGCTGGGCGTCTCGACGCTTTGCGCCGCCTGGTATGCCGATCACGACTAATAGACTGGTCATTCCGCCGCCTCGCTCAGGTCCAGCCCTTGCTGGCGGGCCTGTTCGTGTTCAGAGCGCATCCGCCGCACCAGATCGAGTTCGGCCTGGAAATCCACGTAATGCGGCAGCTTCAGATGTTCGACAAACCCTGTTGCCTGCACATTGTCACAATGGGACAAGACAAATTCCTGGTCCTGAGCAGGGGCGGTAATATCCTCGCCCAACTCTTCGGCGCGCAGTGACCGATCCACCAGCGACATGGCCATCGCCTTGCGCTCGCTCTGACCGAAGACGAGGCCATAGCCTCGCGTGAATTGTGGCGGGGCCTTTGACGAGCCCTTGAACTGGTTGACCATCTGGCATTCGGTGACTTGGATACGCCCAAGCGACACGGCAAAGCCAAGCTCAGGCACATCCAGCTCTACCTCGACCTCACCCAAGCGGATTTCACCGGCAAAAGGATGGCTGCGGCCATAGCCACGCTGGGTGGAGTAGGCGAGCGCCAGAAGGAAACCTTCATCACCACGGGCCAGCGATTGCAGCCGCAAATCCCTCGCCATCGGAAACTCGATAGGCTGGCGGGTAATATCACCCGCCAGATGATCCTCCGGCATGTCGCCATCGGGTTCGATCAGTCCTTCTTCGCTCAGGATATCCGAAACCCGCATGGCGGGTTCGCCGGATGGCGTTTTCTGGACCGGAGGTTCCACCTCGCCTTCTTCCAGCAGGGACGGATCGAGCAGACGGTGAGTATAATCGAACGTCGGCCCCAGCAACTGGCCGCCGGGCAGATCCTTATAGGTTGCGGAAATCCGCCGCTCGATCCGCATCGCTCCGGTATCGACCGGCTCTGACAGACCAAAGCGCGGCAGCGTGGTGCGATAGGCGCGCAGCAGGAAAATCGCCTCGATCATATCGCCCCGCGCCTGTTTGATGGCCAGCGCCGCAAGCTTGCGATCATAAAGCGAGGCCTCGGCCATGACGCGGCCAACCGCCAGCGCCAATTGCTCGACAATCTGATCGACGGTCATTGTCGGCAGGCTTCGATCACCCCGGCGACGGTCGGCCAGCAGGCTGTGGGCATTGGCAATGGCGGTCTCGCCGCCCTTTACAGCAACATACATTCACGCCTCCCCGGATAGTATCGCGCAGCTGCGCGGCAGGCAGAGAAAATCCCGACCGGCGGTGAAAATCACATCGACGCCGCGCGGAAACAGGGCATGATTGTCCTGCCAATGGCGCAGGAAACCATCCGGCAAGCCAAGTGGGGCGATCATTGCCCGGTCTTGGATGCCGGGTCCCTTCAGAGTAAGCGGCTGGCCGCCTTCGAAACCGGCGACTTCATAGACAACAGTCACCGAGCGGTCGGGATAGTCCTGCGTGCCGGTGGAAAATTGCGCGAAGGCGGCAAGCGGGCTGCCTGCTTCGAAAAACGCAAACTGCGCTTCGGTCTTGTCGGTTGTCGTCACCCCGCCGGTGTGAAAGCTCAGCCAGGCGGGCGCGGCACTTTTGGTAAGCACGCCGCTCAGCCAGACACGGCTATCGGCATCGCACAGCGTCAGCGCAATAGCCGCCTGTGCCAGACCAAAAGGGGCGGGCGGGTGCAGCGACACGGCAACAGTCTGGTGGGTGCCGGGCCGGGCCATACCGTCCATAACGGCACGAAACACACTTTGCGCTTCAAATACCGGCTGAGCGAACCCGCCAGTCAGGCTTTCCGCTTCGAGCATCAGTCTTCTCCTCTGACCATGGTGAAGAAATCCACCTTCGTTGCCGCAACCTGCTCGGCCCTGATGCGGTCGCCCTCATTCAGACGCCGTTCCACAGCCGCCAACAACGGCTCAATCTGGGCGCGATGCGCCTCATCCTGCCAAAGGGCGTCGAAAATCGCTGAGAGCCGCGCTTTTTCCTTGGATGTACCCAGTGCCTGCGCATGCCCGACCTGGCCCGACGCTAGCCTGCATGTCGCCCGCGTCACCGTCACTTCACCCAGATTGAAGGACGCGCCACCACCACCGATACGGCCGCGCACCATCACCAGACCAGTCTCCGGTCCGCGCAGGAAATGTGCTTCCGGCGCAAACGGCAGCGCGCTCCACAGCGCCTTTAATTCGTCCAGATGGGCCGCCGCCAAAAGGTCGACAACTCTTTTTCGATGTACATCATCTGGATTTGCACTTTTTGCTCGTGCGTCCATTGCCAAATCTCCATTTGTCTATTAATATAGACAACCATACAACTTATCTTTACAAATATTCCTTCGGGATGACAAGCGTGTGACATGACGGGGCAGAAAGTGGTGGGGCAAAAAGCAATCGAAAGACAGACCGGCGTGGCGCTCTGGCGGCAGATTGCTGATCGAATCCGGGTATCGATCAGCGATGGCACCTATGACACCACGGGCATGGTACCGCCGGAAACGATTCTGGCTGGAGAATTTGGCGTCAACAGACATACGGTGCGCAGCGCGCTGGCGGCCCTTGCCCAGGAGGGGATCGTGCGCGCCGTTCAGGGACGCGGCACGCTGATCGAGCGACGAGATCGGATCAGTTTTCCGATTTCAAAACGCACCCGTTTCACGCCCGGCATCGGCGATCAGGCGCGTGCGCTGCAAGGTCTGTTGCTGGAAAGCGCCGTCGAGACACCCAGCGCGGACCTGATGGACCATTTGCAATTGGCAGACGGCGTTCAGGTAATCCGGCTGGAAGTGCTGCGCAAAGCGGATGGCCGAGCTGTGTCACGCTCTACCAGCTGGTTTCCCCTGCCCCGTTTCGAAGGGATCGATGTGGCTTATCGGCAGAGCGGCTCAATCACCGCCGCCTTCGCCGCTTGCGGCCTTGCCGATTATCTACGCGTGCGCACCGACATCAGCGCCGTCCATGCCGATCCTTCCGACCGGGATGAACTGGGCCTGTCACCCGGTGCCATCGTGATGATCACCAAAGCCCTGAACACCGATCTGGAAGGCGCGCCGGTTCAATATGCCGTAACGCGCTTTCCCGCCGACAGGGTGCAGTTCACGATTGAGAGTTGAGCCGTTCAACCACCGCAGACACAGACGCAGGTGCCTCATCGCCGATGGCATAGCTTGCCGCGATGACCTGCGCGGCGCGGGTGCCGCTGGCTTCATCGGCGGCATGCACCACGGCCAGAACGTCGCCTTTGCTAACAGTGGTCCCCACCGGCAGGAAGCCGCTGAAGCCAACCGAATGGTCAATCCTGTCCGAGGGACGTCGGCGACCTCCGCCAAGGTCGATCACCGCAAGGCCGATATCGCGGGTGGCGACCGTGGAAATGAAGCCGGATTGTGTAGCAAGAACCGGAATATCCAGCACCGCCTTGGGCAGATATTGGCCAGCCCTGTCGATGAAATCCACCGGCCCGCCCAGCCCATGCACCATACGTCCGAAAATCTCGGCAGCCCGACCACTTTCCAGGGCGTGACGACACCTGATGTCAGCAGCGTTCTGATCCGGCTCGACCCCGGCATTGACCAGCATCTCGGCACCGAGCGCCAGTGTCACGGTCTCCAGCCGGGTTCCCGCCTTATCCCCTCTCAGGAAGGCGACCGCATTGGCTATTTCCACGGCATTGCCTGCACAATCCGCCAGAGGCTCATTCATATCGGTCAGCAGCGCCGAGGTTCTGGTGCCTGCGCCATTGGCGACCGCCACCAGTGAACGTGCCAGCGCCCGGGCCTCATCGATCTGGCCCATGAAGGCGCCGTTGCCGAACTTTACATCCATCACCAGGCTCTCCAATCCGCTGGCGAGCTTTTTGGACAGAATGGATGCCGTGATCAACGGCACGGATTCTACCGTCGCCGTCACATCGCGGACCGCGTAAAGCCGTTTGTCGGCGGGAGCGAGGTCGGCGGTCTGGCCGATGATGGCGCAGCCAATCTCCTCCACCAAGGCACGGAAGACCGAGGCATCCGGCGCAATATCATAGCCGGGTATCGATTCCAGCTTGTCCAGTGTCCCACCGGTATGGCCAAGTCCCCGCCCGGAAATCATCGGCACAGCTAGCCCGCAGGCGGCCATCATCGGGGCCAGCATCAGCGAGACATTGTCGCCGACGCCGCCGGTGGAATGCTTGTCGGCCACGGGACGGCCCGCCGTCTTCCACGATAGAACCGTACCGCTGTCGCGCATCGCCAAGGTCAGCGCCACCGTCTCGGCATCGCTCATGCCCCGCAGAAAGACCGCCATGGCAAAGGCGGCGATCTGCCCTTCCGACAGTTCATCCCGGCTCAAGGCACGGATGAAGGCCTGGAGATCGGCGCTGCAAAGCTCCTCTCCGTCGCGCTTGCGGCGAATGATCTCCACAGCCTGCATATCAATAGCCGCTGGCTGGGCCTGAGGATTTTTCGCCGGATAGAATGGCCAGAATATCATTCAACAGGCCGGATGCGCCGAAACGGAAGGTGGAGGGCATCACCCAATCCTCCCCCATGATTGCGCTGGCGTGGCGAAAATACAGGCTCGCCTCCTTGACCGTGGAAATGCCACCCGCCGGCTTGAAGCCGACTTTGCGGCCACTGTCTCGGATTTCCTGGAGCATGATGTCTGCGGCCTCCAGAGTGGCGTTGACCGCAACCTTGCCGGTCGATGTCTTGATGAAATCCGCACCTTCGGCAATTGCAATCTGCGAGGCACGGCGGGTAAGGGCGGCGGTTTTCAACTCGCCGGTTTCCAGAATGACCTTGAGAATTGCGGGCGAGGCGATCACCGCCCTGACAGCCCGAATCATGTCCATCACTGCCGTTTCATCGCCTTCGATAAAAGCATGGTAGGGGATGACCAGATCGATCTCGTCCGCGCCGTCGGCCAGAGCAGCTTCGGTTTCCGCGACAACCGCCGCAATATCAAGATCGCCCGAAGGGAAATTGACCACCGTTGCGATCTTCACCTGGCCGTCATGACCAAGCAATCCTCGCGCCTTTGCTACGAAACGCGGCCAGATGCAGATCGCCGCCGTATGGCCAAATGGCGTGATGGCACGGGCGCACAGTTCATCAATCTCTTCGGGTCTGCAATCGTCTTTCAGATTGGTCAGATCCAGCACCGACAGGGCAACAGCAGCGCATTCGCGCAGTTCACGGCTATCCAAGATCTGCTCCTCCATCAACGATCATTCGCTTGAGGATGGCGACAAGCCGTCTTCCACCAATCGGAGCCATGTCCTTGGTCTCCTCGTGGCTGAGTTCGGCACCCGTCATCCCTGCCCCATAATTGGTGATAACCGACGCCGCCGCAACCTTCAGACCAAAAAACCGTGCCAGAATGACTTCCGGCACGGTGGACATGCCCACCGCATCGGCACCCAGCGTCCGCGCCATGCGGATTTCCGCTGGCGTCTCAAAACTTGGCCCAGAAAACCACATATAGACGCCGGATGACAGAGAAATGTCTTCAGCGTCTGCCGCACGGCGCATGGCCTCGGCCAATTCGCCGTCATAGGCCTGGGTCATGCCGACAAACCGGCCATCCCCCGTCTCGCCGATCAGCGGATTACGGCCAGAAAAATTAATGTGGTCAATCAACTGCATCACCGAGCCGGGCGGCATGTCGGCCCGCAAGGAACCGGCGGCATTGGTGAGGATCAGCGTCGTCACGCCAAGCGCTGCCAGCGTCTCGATGGGCAACCGCATGGCTGCCGCATCACCCTCTTCGTAATAATGCACCCTGCCCGCCAGCATGATAATCGGCTGACCGGCGAAAAGCCCGGCCACCAACTCCTTGGCATGGCCGGAAACGCCGCCCTGCGGAAAACCCGGTATGTCGGGAAAGGGAATGCGAACCGCATTCTCAACCTCGTCCACCAATCCGCCAAGGCCGGAACCCAGCACGATAGCGATGCGTGGCAAAAGCCCGTTCAGCCTGTCGATGAGCAGATCGACCGCCGGGGTCATCCGAGTGTATCCGTCTCGAAGCTGAAGGGCAGCAATTCGTCCATGCTCATCACCTTTTGCACGCCCACGTCGTCGCAGAGGTAGATTTTCGTCTCAGCCGAAGCAAATTCCCGGATCTTCTGGCGGCAGCCGCCGCAAGGTGGGCAAAGCGCCAGCTTTTCAGCGATGACGGCAATCTCGACGATCTTTCGTCCACCACCCATGACCATGCAGCCGATGGCCGTCGGCTCGGCGCACCAGCCTTGAGGAAAAGACAGGTTCTCGATATTCGCGCCAACATAGATCTTGCCATCATCGGCGCGGATTGCAGCGCCAACCGGAAATTTCGAATAGGGCGCATGGGCATGGCGCATGGCATCGCGGGCCGCCTCGAACAGGTCGTGAGACATATTACCGTTCCTTCACATAGGGCACGCCGCCCGCCTTGGGACCATTGGCAGCCCCGATAAAGCCAGCCAGCAGGATACAGGTGAGAATATAGGGCAAGGCCTGGAAAATCTGTACTGGCACTTCACCAATGCCCGGCACCGCCTTGCCCTGCATGAAATTGGACATCGCATCGAGAAAGCCGAACAGCAGGCAGGCAAACATCACAGGCACCGGCTTCCATTTGGCAAAGATCAGCGCGGCAAGCGCGATATAACCCTTGCCCGCCGACATGTCACGGATGAAGGCCGCCGATTGGGCG
This region of Agrobacterium vitis genomic DNA includes:
- the phnE gene encoding phosphonate ABC transporter, permease protein PhnE, whose protein sequence is MSHTARLSLLSEQGRVIESHWNALAKTRRLYTVAGLAVLFLALAGSLWFANDTNSGKFFDRLPHLFDFVETLIPRDGNEIWRAMFDLPSPYDDGSLKYNYPEGRYYLTQTLYIPEYFYKMIETLNIALVSTLLGGMLGFCFSFMAARNMMPNRFIRWPVRRFMELLRAFPEVVLAGFFLAILSIGPIPAMIAVSVHTVGALGKLFFEVVENADMKPDEGLRAVGGNWLERLWFGMVPQVMPNFISYALLRMEINVRASTIIGAVGGGGIGEPLRLSISQGHAAKTVAIVILLLTTVIAVDQFSAWLRRKLVGEQAFHAVS
- the phnD gene encoding phosphonate ABC transporter substrate-binding protein, which translates into the protein MLKKILLASVTLLSLAGVAAAEDLKEFRIGILGGENEADRLRNYNCLSDHLKKEFGFTKVSLFPASDYDGVIQGLLGGTLDYAELGASGYAKAYLANPKAVEPILTTVQTDGSMGYYSIMVARKDSGMTKVTDIKGKKLGFADPDSTSGYLIPTVTLPDALGGKPVKEYVASTGFGGGHENLVLEVLKGTFDAGTTFGSGVGNFKDGYTSGNLRKMVDKGVLNMDDLVELWKSPLIPNGPIVIRSSMNDDMKTKVKAFMMDLPKTDAACFSAIEGGDFKGFAAVNVDFYKPVIDARKATIGG
- the phnC gene encoding phosphonate ABC transporter ATP-binding protein, encoding MNFELTEVTRRFGKKIAVEAVTLSIPHGQMVGIIGRSGAGKSTLLRMINRLADPTSGSMRFGDQEVTRLKGSALRSWQRDCAMIFQQFNLVPRLDVLTNVMLGRLNHRSTALSILNIFTREERIMAIAALERLGIEQTALQPAGTLSGGQQQRVAIARALMQAPKMLLADEPIASLDPLNAKIVMDALRDINEREGITVITNLHTLDTARAYCERIIGMAAGKVVFDGPPDALTAQAVQAIYGTGQDGNGIDESMTSTAIRLPKPDLAPSVPMVAATAN
- a CDS encoding DapH/DapD/GlmU-related protein, which translates into the protein MSTRLGLEPQINPTASVTNSTLGRYTEVAERSRLDEVEMGDYSYVMQDVSIWCATIGKFANIAASVRINAPNHPTWRATLHHFTYRAVDYFEGADLETDFFDWRRENRVVIGHDVWIGHGATILPGVTIGNGAVVGAGAVVSKPVEPYTIVGGVPAKPIKPRFGPGIGARMDRLAWWDWQHERLHAALADFRTLSAEDFLARHEVLA
- the phnL gene encoding phosphonate C-P lyase system protein PhnL encodes the protein MPTPLIVSDVAKSFTMHLRDGLVLPVVRNVSFSVNSGSCSVLGGPSGIGKSSILKMLYGNYAVDSGQILVRHHDTVVDLASAMPRMVLDIRRDTMGYVSQFLRTVPRVSALDVVAQPLTARGVAIDEARSVASDLLARLNLPKALWQLPPATFSGGEQQRVNIARGFITDHKILLLDEPTASLDAQNRAVVIELIAGKKAEGVAMLGIFHDEEVREAVADTILDVSQFSPRGRQVQIEPAIL
- the phnK gene encoding phosphonate C-P lyase system protein PhnK, with the translated sequence MTQQPLLKVRDLSKFYGRRIGCANVSFDLWPGEVLAVVGESGSGKTTLLSCLSTRLMPTTGSVDYRMRDGAYRELYHMSEAERRFLMRTDWGFVHQNPADGLRMTVSAGANVGERLMAVGERHYGNIRATATDWLDRVEIAADRIDDQPRAFSGGMRQRLQIARNLVTNPRLVFMDEPTGGLDVSVQARLLDLVRGLVADLGLSVIVVTHDLAVARLLSHRMMVMKDGHVIEQGLTDRVLDDPREPYTQLLVSSILQV
- a CDS encoding alpha-D-ribose 1-methylphosphonate 5-phosphate C-P-lyase PhnJ produces the protein MITEVSLADEIATYNFAYLDEQTKRMIRRAILKAIAIPGYQVPFASREMPMPYGWGTGGVQVTAAILGPEDVLKVIDQGADDTTNAVSIRAFFQKVANVAVTTHTSEATIIQTRHRIPEEKLRAGQVLVYQVPIPEPLRFLEPRETETRKMHALEEYGLMHVKLYEDIARNGRIATTYAYPVKVAGRYVMDPSPTPKFDNPKMHRSEALQLFGAGREKRIYAVPPYTDVVSLDFEDHPFTVQSFDKPCALCGAEHVYLDEVILDDKGGRMFVCSDTDHCEDRRAKGHRGEMLAETQHEEAAQ
- a CDS encoding carbon-phosphorus lyase complex subunit PhnI; its protein translation is MYVAVKGGETAIANAHSLLADRRRGDRSLPTMTVDQIVEQLALAVGRVMAEASLYDRKLAALAIKQARGDMIEAIFLLRAYRTTLPRFGLSEPVDTGAMRIERRISATYKDLPGGQLLGPTFDYTHRLLDPSLLEEGEVEPPVQKTPSGEPAMRVSDILSEEGLIEPDGDMPEDHLAGDITRQPIEFPMARDLRLQSLARGDEGFLLALAYSTQRGYGRSHPFAGEIRLGEVEVELDVPELGFAVSLGRIQVTECQMVNQFKGSSKAPPQFTRGYGLVFGQSERKAMAMSLVDRSLRAEELGEDITAPAQDQEFVLSHCDNVQATGFVEHLKLPHYVDFQAELDLVRRMRSEHEQARQQGLDLSEAAE